A region of Macaca thibetana thibetana isolate TM-01 chromosome 20, ASM2454274v1, whole genome shotgun sequence DNA encodes the following proteins:
- the PGAP6 gene encoding post-GPI attachment to proteins factor 6 isoform X1 has translation MGRAGTGTGGEAVAAVVAGPLLLLLLARPPPASARDSGKSEVGLVSEHFSQAPQRLSFYSWYGSARLFRFRVPPDTVLLRWLLQVSREGGTACTDAEITVHFRSGAPPVINPLGTSFPDDTSVQPSFQVRVPLSAAPLSNASVNVSHPAPGDWFVAAHLPPSSQKIELKGLAPTCAYVFQPDLLVTRVVEISVMEPDVPLPHTLLSHPSYLKVFVPDYTRELLLELRDCVSSGSLGCPVRLTVGPVTLPSNFQKVLTCTSAPWPCRLLLPSPPWDRWLQVTAESLVGPLGTVTFSAVAALTACRPQSVTIQPLLQSSQNQSFNASTGLPSLSPDHQYLGRSGSVDRSPFCLTNYPVMREDMDVVSVHFQLLDRVSVRVCPNTPSMMRLRLNTGMDSGGSLTISLRANKTEMRNETVIVACVNAASPFLGFNSSLNCTTAFFQGYPLSLSAWSLRANLIIPYPETDNWYLSLQLMCPENAEECEQAVVHVETTLYLVPCLNDCGPYGQCLLLRRHSYLYAGCSCKAGWRGWSCTDNSTAQTVAQQRAAALLLTLSNLMFLAPITVSVQRFFLVEASVYAYTMFFSTFYHACDQPGEAVLCILNYDTLQYCDFLGSGAAIWVTILCMARLKAVLKYVLFLLGTLVIAMSLQLDRRGIWNMLGPCLFAFVIMASMWTYRCGHRRQCYPTSWQRWAFYLLPGISMASVGVAIYTSMMTSDNYYYTHSIWHVLLAGSAALLLPPPDEHTEPWACSQKFPCHYQICKNDREELYTVT, from the exons ATGGGCCGGGCTGGCACCGGGACCGGGGGCGAGGCAGTGGCCGCGGTGGTGGCGGGGccgctactgctgctgctgctcgcCCGGCCCCCGCCTGCCTCCGCCCGCGACAGCGGGAAGAGCG AGGTGGGGCTGGTGTCCGAGCACTTCTCACAGGCCCCGCAGAGGCTGTCCTTCTACAGCTGGTACGGCAGTGCCAGGCTCTTCCGCTTCCGCGTGCCCCCGGACACTGTGCTTCTGCGCTGGCTGCTGCAGGTCTCCCGGGAGGGCGGCACCGCCTGCACCGACGCAGAGATCACCGT GCACTTCCGTTCCGGCGCTCCTCCCGTCATCAACCCACTGGGCACCAGCTTCCCAGATGACACCTCGGTGCAGCCCTCCTTCCAGGTCAGGGTGCCACTGAGCGCTGCACCGCTAAGCAATGCCTCTGTCAACGTTTCCCACCCAGCCCCCGGGGACTGGTTCGTGGCCGCCCACCTGCCCCCGTCATCCCAGAAGATCGAGTTGAAG GGCTTGGCTCCCACCTGTGCCTACGTCTTCCAGCCTGACCTGCTGGTCACACGGGTGGTCGAGATTTCAGTCATGGAGCCGGATGTGCCCCTTCCACACActctcctctcccaccccagctACCTCAA GGTCTTTGTCCCCGATTACACGCGGGAGCTTCTGCTGGAGCTGCGGGACTGTGTGTCCAGCGGGAGCCTGGGTTGCCCTGTGCGTCTCACCGTGGGCCCGGTCACCCTGCCTAGCAACTTCCAGAAGGTGCTCACCTGCACCAGTGCCCCCTGGCCCTGTCGCCTGCTGCTGCCCTCACCGCCCTGGGACCGGTGGCTGCAAGTGACAGCTGAGAGCCTGGTGGGGCCCCTCGGGACAGTGACTTTCAGTGCTGTAGCTGCCCTCACAG CTTGCAGGCCACAGAGTGTAACTATCCAGCCCCTTCTGCAGAGCAGCCAAAACCAGAGCTTCAATGCCTCCACTGGTCTGCCCTCCCTGAGCCCCGACCACCAGTATCTGGGCAGGAGTGGCAGCGTGGACCGCAGCCCCTTCTGCCTCACAAACTACCCAGTCATGCGGGAGGACATGGACGTGGTGTCCGTGCACTTCCAGCTCCTGGACAGGGTCTCGGTGAGGGTGTGTCCAAACACACCGTCCATGATGCGCCTGCGCCTGAATACCGGCATGGACAGCGGGGGCTCCCTCACCATCTCCCTGCGGGCCAACAAG ACAGAGATGCGGAATGAGACCGTCATAGTGGCCTGTGTGAACGCTGCCTCACCCTTCCTTGGCTTCAACAGTTCGCTCAACTGCACCACAG CCTTCTTCCAGGGCTACCCCTTGTCTCTGAGCGCCTGGTCTCTCAGGGCCAACCTCATCATCCCCTACCCAGAGACAGACAACTGGTACCTCTCTCTACAGCTCATGTGCCCTGAGAACGCTGA GGAGTGTGAGCAGGCTGTGGTCCATGTGGAGACCACCTTGTACCTGGTGCCCTGTTTGAACGATTGTGGACCCTACGGCCAGTGCCTCCTGCTCCGCAGACATAGCTACCTGTATGCCGGCTGCAGCTGCAAGGCAG GCTGGCGTGGGTGGAGCTGCACGGACAACAGCACAGCCCAGACGGTGGCCCAGCAGAGGGCAGCCGCACTGCTGCTCACGCTCAGCAACCTCATGTTCCTGGCCCCCATCACCGTCTCAGTGCAGCGATTCTTCCTGGTTGAGGCCTCCGTCTACGCCTACACCATGTTCTTCTCCACG TTCTACCACGCCTGCGACCAGCCCGGGGAGGCGGTGCTGTGTATCCTCAACTACGACACGCTGCAGTACTGCGACTTCCTGGGCTCCGGGGCGGCCATCTGGGTCACCATCCTGTGCATGGCGCGGCTCAAGGCAGTCCTGAAATAC GTGCTGTTTCTTCTGGGCACACTGGTCATCGCCATGTCCTTGCAGCTGGACCGCAGGGGCATCTGGAACATGCTGGGGCCCTGCCTCTTTGCCTTCGTGATCATGGCCTCCATGTGG ACTTACCGCTGCGGGCACCGGCGCCAGTGCTACCCCACCTCGTGGCAGCGCTGGGCCTTCTACCTCCTGCCCGGCATCTCCATGGCATCCGTGGGCGTTGCCATCTATACCTCCATGATGACCAGCGACAACTACTACTACACCCACAGCATCTGGCACGTCCTGCTGGCCGGGAGCGCAGCCTTGCTGCTGCCGCCACCTGATGAGCACACTGAGCCCTGGGCCTGCTCGCAGAAATTCCCCTGCCACTATCAGATCTGTAAGAACGATCGGGAGGAACTGTACACGGTGACATGA
- the PGAP6 gene encoding post-GPI attachment to proteins factor 6 isoform X2 has protein sequence MGRAGTGTGGEAVAAVVAGPLLLLLLARPPPASARDSGKSEVGLVSEHFSQAPQRLSFYSWYGSARLFRFRVPPDTVLLRWLLQVSREGGTACTDAEITVHFRSGAPPVINPLGTSFPDDTSVQPSFQVRVPLSAAPLSNASVNVSHPAPGDWFVAAHLPPSSQKIELKGLAPTCAYVFQPDLLVTRVVEISVMEPDVPLPHTLLSHPSYLKVFVPDYTRELLLELRDCVSSGSLGCPVRLTVGPVTLPSNFQKVLTCTSAPWPCRLLLPSPPWDRWLQVTAESLVGPLGTVTFSAVAALTACRPQSVTIQPLLQSSQNQSFNASTGLPSLSPDHQYLGRSGSVDRSPFCLTNYPVMREDMDVVSVHFQLLDRVSVRVCPNTPSMMRLRLNTGMDSGGSLTISLRANKTEMRNETVIVACVNAASPFLGFNSSLNCTTAFFQGYPLSLSAWSLRANLIIPYPETDNWYLSLQLMCPENAEECEQAVVHVETTLYLVPCLNDCGPYGQCLLLRRHSYLYAGCSCKAGWRGWSCTDNSTAQTVAQQRAAALLLTLSNLMFLAPITVSVQRFFLVEASVYAYTMFFSTFYHACDQPGEAVLCILNYDTLQYCDFLGSGAAIWVTILCMARLKAVLKYLDRRGIWNMLGPCLFAFVIMASMWTYRCGHRRQCYPTSWQRWAFYLLPGISMASVGVAIYTSMMTSDNYYYTHSIWHVLLAGSAALLLPPPDEHTEPWACSQKFPCHYQICKNDREELYTVT, from the exons ATGGGCCGGGCTGGCACCGGGACCGGGGGCGAGGCAGTGGCCGCGGTGGTGGCGGGGccgctactgctgctgctgctcgcCCGGCCCCCGCCTGCCTCCGCCCGCGACAGCGGGAAGAGCG AGGTGGGGCTGGTGTCCGAGCACTTCTCACAGGCCCCGCAGAGGCTGTCCTTCTACAGCTGGTACGGCAGTGCCAGGCTCTTCCGCTTCCGCGTGCCCCCGGACACTGTGCTTCTGCGCTGGCTGCTGCAGGTCTCCCGGGAGGGCGGCACCGCCTGCACCGACGCAGAGATCACCGT GCACTTCCGTTCCGGCGCTCCTCCCGTCATCAACCCACTGGGCACCAGCTTCCCAGATGACACCTCGGTGCAGCCCTCCTTCCAGGTCAGGGTGCCACTGAGCGCTGCACCGCTAAGCAATGCCTCTGTCAACGTTTCCCACCCAGCCCCCGGGGACTGGTTCGTGGCCGCCCACCTGCCCCCGTCATCCCAGAAGATCGAGTTGAAG GGCTTGGCTCCCACCTGTGCCTACGTCTTCCAGCCTGACCTGCTGGTCACACGGGTGGTCGAGATTTCAGTCATGGAGCCGGATGTGCCCCTTCCACACActctcctctcccaccccagctACCTCAA GGTCTTTGTCCCCGATTACACGCGGGAGCTTCTGCTGGAGCTGCGGGACTGTGTGTCCAGCGGGAGCCTGGGTTGCCCTGTGCGTCTCACCGTGGGCCCGGTCACCCTGCCTAGCAACTTCCAGAAGGTGCTCACCTGCACCAGTGCCCCCTGGCCCTGTCGCCTGCTGCTGCCCTCACCGCCCTGGGACCGGTGGCTGCAAGTGACAGCTGAGAGCCTGGTGGGGCCCCTCGGGACAGTGACTTTCAGTGCTGTAGCTGCCCTCACAG CTTGCAGGCCACAGAGTGTAACTATCCAGCCCCTTCTGCAGAGCAGCCAAAACCAGAGCTTCAATGCCTCCACTGGTCTGCCCTCCCTGAGCCCCGACCACCAGTATCTGGGCAGGAGTGGCAGCGTGGACCGCAGCCCCTTCTGCCTCACAAACTACCCAGTCATGCGGGAGGACATGGACGTGGTGTCCGTGCACTTCCAGCTCCTGGACAGGGTCTCGGTGAGGGTGTGTCCAAACACACCGTCCATGATGCGCCTGCGCCTGAATACCGGCATGGACAGCGGGGGCTCCCTCACCATCTCCCTGCGGGCCAACAAG ACAGAGATGCGGAATGAGACCGTCATAGTGGCCTGTGTGAACGCTGCCTCACCCTTCCTTGGCTTCAACAGTTCGCTCAACTGCACCACAG CCTTCTTCCAGGGCTACCCCTTGTCTCTGAGCGCCTGGTCTCTCAGGGCCAACCTCATCATCCCCTACCCAGAGACAGACAACTGGTACCTCTCTCTACAGCTCATGTGCCCTGAGAACGCTGA GGAGTGTGAGCAGGCTGTGGTCCATGTGGAGACCACCTTGTACCTGGTGCCCTGTTTGAACGATTGTGGACCCTACGGCCAGTGCCTCCTGCTCCGCAGACATAGCTACCTGTATGCCGGCTGCAGCTGCAAGGCAG GCTGGCGTGGGTGGAGCTGCACGGACAACAGCACAGCCCAGACGGTGGCCCAGCAGAGGGCAGCCGCACTGCTGCTCACGCTCAGCAACCTCATGTTCCTGGCCCCCATCACCGTCTCAGTGCAGCGATTCTTCCTGGTTGAGGCCTCCGTCTACGCCTACACCATGTTCTTCTCCACG TTCTACCACGCCTGCGACCAGCCCGGGGAGGCGGTGCTGTGTATCCTCAACTACGACACGCTGCAGTACTGCGACTTCCTGGGCTCCGGGGCGGCCATCTGGGTCACCATCCTGTGCATGGCGCGGCTCAAGGCAGTCCTGAAATAC CTGGACCGCAGGGGCATCTGGAACATGCTGGGGCCCTGCCTCTTTGCCTTCGTGATCATGGCCTCCATGTGG ACTTACCGCTGCGGGCACCGGCGCCAGTGCTACCCCACCTCGTGGCAGCGCTGGGCCTTCTACCTCCTGCCCGGCATCTCCATGGCATCCGTGGGCGTTGCCATCTATACCTCCATGATGACCAGCGACAACTACTACTACACCCACAGCATCTGGCACGTCCTGCTGGCCGGGAGCGCAGCCTTGCTGCTGCCGCCACCTGATGAGCACACTGAGCCCTGGGCCTGCTCGCAGAAATTCCCCTGCCACTATCAGATCTGTAAGAACGATCGGGAGGAACTGTACACGGTGACATGA
- the PGAP6 gene encoding post-GPI attachment to proteins factor 6 isoform X3, with amino-acid sequence MGRAGTGTGGEAVAAVVAGPLLLLLLARPPPASARDSGKSEVGLVSEHFSQAPQRLSFYSWYGSARLFRFRVPPDTVLLRWLLQVSREGGTACTDAEITVHFRSGAPPVINPLGTSFPDDTSVQPSFQVRVPLSAAPLSNASVNVSHPAPGDWFVAAHLPPSSQKIELKGLAPTCAYVFQPDLLVTRVVEISVMEPDVPLPHTLLSHPSYLKVFVPDYTRELLLELRDCVSSGSLGCPVRLTVGPVTLPSNFQKVLTCTSAPWPCRLLLPSPPWDRWLQVTAESLVGPLGTVTFSAVAALTACRPQSVTIQPLLQSSQNQSFNASTGLPSLSPDHQYLGRSGSVDRSPFCLTNYPVMREDMDVVSVHFQLLDRVSVRVCPNTPSMMRLRLNTGMDSGGSLTISLRANKTEMRNETVIVACVNAASPFLGFNSSLNCTTAFFQGYPLSLSAWSLRANLIIPYPETDNWYLSLQLMCPENAEECEQAVVHVETTLYLVPCLNDCGPYGQCLLLRRHSYLYAGCSCKAGWRGWSCTDNSTAQTVAQQRAAALLLTLSNLMFLAPITVSVQRFFLVEASVYAYTMFFSTFYHACDQPGEAVLCILNYDTLQYCDFLGSGAAIWVTILCMARLKAVLKYTYRCGHRRQCYPTSWQRWAFYLLPGISMASVGVAIYTSMMTSDNYYYTHSIWHVLLAGSAALLLPPPDEHTEPWACSQKFPCHYQICKNDREELYTVT; translated from the exons ATGGGCCGGGCTGGCACCGGGACCGGGGGCGAGGCAGTGGCCGCGGTGGTGGCGGGGccgctactgctgctgctgctcgcCCGGCCCCCGCCTGCCTCCGCCCGCGACAGCGGGAAGAGCG AGGTGGGGCTGGTGTCCGAGCACTTCTCACAGGCCCCGCAGAGGCTGTCCTTCTACAGCTGGTACGGCAGTGCCAGGCTCTTCCGCTTCCGCGTGCCCCCGGACACTGTGCTTCTGCGCTGGCTGCTGCAGGTCTCCCGGGAGGGCGGCACCGCCTGCACCGACGCAGAGATCACCGT GCACTTCCGTTCCGGCGCTCCTCCCGTCATCAACCCACTGGGCACCAGCTTCCCAGATGACACCTCGGTGCAGCCCTCCTTCCAGGTCAGGGTGCCACTGAGCGCTGCACCGCTAAGCAATGCCTCTGTCAACGTTTCCCACCCAGCCCCCGGGGACTGGTTCGTGGCCGCCCACCTGCCCCCGTCATCCCAGAAGATCGAGTTGAAG GGCTTGGCTCCCACCTGTGCCTACGTCTTCCAGCCTGACCTGCTGGTCACACGGGTGGTCGAGATTTCAGTCATGGAGCCGGATGTGCCCCTTCCACACActctcctctcccaccccagctACCTCAA GGTCTTTGTCCCCGATTACACGCGGGAGCTTCTGCTGGAGCTGCGGGACTGTGTGTCCAGCGGGAGCCTGGGTTGCCCTGTGCGTCTCACCGTGGGCCCGGTCACCCTGCCTAGCAACTTCCAGAAGGTGCTCACCTGCACCAGTGCCCCCTGGCCCTGTCGCCTGCTGCTGCCCTCACCGCCCTGGGACCGGTGGCTGCAAGTGACAGCTGAGAGCCTGGTGGGGCCCCTCGGGACAGTGACTTTCAGTGCTGTAGCTGCCCTCACAG CTTGCAGGCCACAGAGTGTAACTATCCAGCCCCTTCTGCAGAGCAGCCAAAACCAGAGCTTCAATGCCTCCACTGGTCTGCCCTCCCTGAGCCCCGACCACCAGTATCTGGGCAGGAGTGGCAGCGTGGACCGCAGCCCCTTCTGCCTCACAAACTACCCAGTCATGCGGGAGGACATGGACGTGGTGTCCGTGCACTTCCAGCTCCTGGACAGGGTCTCGGTGAGGGTGTGTCCAAACACACCGTCCATGATGCGCCTGCGCCTGAATACCGGCATGGACAGCGGGGGCTCCCTCACCATCTCCCTGCGGGCCAACAAG ACAGAGATGCGGAATGAGACCGTCATAGTGGCCTGTGTGAACGCTGCCTCACCCTTCCTTGGCTTCAACAGTTCGCTCAACTGCACCACAG CCTTCTTCCAGGGCTACCCCTTGTCTCTGAGCGCCTGGTCTCTCAGGGCCAACCTCATCATCCCCTACCCAGAGACAGACAACTGGTACCTCTCTCTACAGCTCATGTGCCCTGAGAACGCTGA GGAGTGTGAGCAGGCTGTGGTCCATGTGGAGACCACCTTGTACCTGGTGCCCTGTTTGAACGATTGTGGACCCTACGGCCAGTGCCTCCTGCTCCGCAGACATAGCTACCTGTATGCCGGCTGCAGCTGCAAGGCAG GCTGGCGTGGGTGGAGCTGCACGGACAACAGCACAGCCCAGACGGTGGCCCAGCAGAGGGCAGCCGCACTGCTGCTCACGCTCAGCAACCTCATGTTCCTGGCCCCCATCACCGTCTCAGTGCAGCGATTCTTCCTGGTTGAGGCCTCCGTCTACGCCTACACCATGTTCTTCTCCACG TTCTACCACGCCTGCGACCAGCCCGGGGAGGCGGTGCTGTGTATCCTCAACTACGACACGCTGCAGTACTGCGACTTCCTGGGCTCCGGGGCGGCCATCTGGGTCACCATCCTGTGCATGGCGCGGCTCAAGGCAGTCCTGAAATAC ACTTACCGCTGCGGGCACCGGCGCCAGTGCTACCCCACCTCGTGGCAGCGCTGGGCCTTCTACCTCCTGCCCGGCATCTCCATGGCATCCGTGGGCGTTGCCATCTATACCTCCATGATGACCAGCGACAACTACTACTACACCCACAGCATCTGGCACGTCCTGCTGGCCGGGAGCGCAGCCTTGCTGCTGCCGCCACCTGATGAGCACACTGAGCCCTGGGCCTGCTCGCAGAAATTCCCCTGCCACTATCAGATCTGTAAGAACGATCGGGAGGAACTGTACACGGTGACATGA
- the PGAP6 gene encoding post-GPI attachment to proteins factor 6 isoform X4, with protein sequence MEPDVPLPHTLLSHPSYLKVFVPDYTRELLLELRDCVSSGSLGCPVRLTVGPVTLPSNFQKVLTCTSAPWPCRLLLPSPPWDRWLQVTAESLVGPLGTVTFSAVAALTACRPQSVTIQPLLQSSQNQSFNASTGLPSLSPDHQYLGRSGSVDRSPFCLTNYPVMREDMDVVSVHFQLLDRVSVRVCPNTPSMMRLRLNTGMDSGGSLTISLRANKTEMRNETVIVACVNAASPFLGFNSSLNCTTAFFQGYPLSLSAWSLRANLIIPYPETDNWYLSLQLMCPENAEECEQAVVHVETTLYLVPCLNDCGPYGQCLLLRRHSYLYAGCSCKAGWRGWSCTDNSTAQTVAQQRAAALLLTLSNLMFLAPITVSVQRFFLVEASVYAYTMFFSTFYHACDQPGEAVLCILNYDTLQYCDFLGSGAAIWVTILCMARLKAVLKYVLFLLGTLVIAMSLQLDRRGIWNMLGPCLFAFVIMASMWTYRCGHRRQCYPTSWQRWAFYLLPGISMASVGVAIYTSMMTSDNYYYTHSIWHVLLAGSAALLLPPPDEHTEPWACSQKFPCHYQICKNDREELYTVT encoded by the exons ATGGAGCCGGATGTGCCCCTTCCACACActctcctctcccaccccagctACCTCAA GGTCTTTGTCCCCGATTACACGCGGGAGCTTCTGCTGGAGCTGCGGGACTGTGTGTCCAGCGGGAGCCTGGGTTGCCCTGTGCGTCTCACCGTGGGCCCGGTCACCCTGCCTAGCAACTTCCAGAAGGTGCTCACCTGCACCAGTGCCCCCTGGCCCTGTCGCCTGCTGCTGCCCTCACCGCCCTGGGACCGGTGGCTGCAAGTGACAGCTGAGAGCCTGGTGGGGCCCCTCGGGACAGTGACTTTCAGTGCTGTAGCTGCCCTCACAG CTTGCAGGCCACAGAGTGTAACTATCCAGCCCCTTCTGCAGAGCAGCCAAAACCAGAGCTTCAATGCCTCCACTGGTCTGCCCTCCCTGAGCCCCGACCACCAGTATCTGGGCAGGAGTGGCAGCGTGGACCGCAGCCCCTTCTGCCTCACAAACTACCCAGTCATGCGGGAGGACATGGACGTGGTGTCCGTGCACTTCCAGCTCCTGGACAGGGTCTCGGTGAGGGTGTGTCCAAACACACCGTCCATGATGCGCCTGCGCCTGAATACCGGCATGGACAGCGGGGGCTCCCTCACCATCTCCCTGCGGGCCAACAAG ACAGAGATGCGGAATGAGACCGTCATAGTGGCCTGTGTGAACGCTGCCTCACCCTTCCTTGGCTTCAACAGTTCGCTCAACTGCACCACAG CCTTCTTCCAGGGCTACCCCTTGTCTCTGAGCGCCTGGTCTCTCAGGGCCAACCTCATCATCCCCTACCCAGAGACAGACAACTGGTACCTCTCTCTACAGCTCATGTGCCCTGAGAACGCTGA GGAGTGTGAGCAGGCTGTGGTCCATGTGGAGACCACCTTGTACCTGGTGCCCTGTTTGAACGATTGTGGACCCTACGGCCAGTGCCTCCTGCTCCGCAGACATAGCTACCTGTATGCCGGCTGCAGCTGCAAGGCAG GCTGGCGTGGGTGGAGCTGCACGGACAACAGCACAGCCCAGACGGTGGCCCAGCAGAGGGCAGCCGCACTGCTGCTCACGCTCAGCAACCTCATGTTCCTGGCCCCCATCACCGTCTCAGTGCAGCGATTCTTCCTGGTTGAGGCCTCCGTCTACGCCTACACCATGTTCTTCTCCACG TTCTACCACGCCTGCGACCAGCCCGGGGAGGCGGTGCTGTGTATCCTCAACTACGACACGCTGCAGTACTGCGACTTCCTGGGCTCCGGGGCGGCCATCTGGGTCACCATCCTGTGCATGGCGCGGCTCAAGGCAGTCCTGAAATAC GTGCTGTTTCTTCTGGGCACACTGGTCATCGCCATGTCCTTGCAGCTGGACCGCAGGGGCATCTGGAACATGCTGGGGCCCTGCCTCTTTGCCTTCGTGATCATGGCCTCCATGTGG ACTTACCGCTGCGGGCACCGGCGCCAGTGCTACCCCACCTCGTGGCAGCGCTGGGCCTTCTACCTCCTGCCCGGCATCTCCATGGCATCCGTGGGCGTTGCCATCTATACCTCCATGATGACCAGCGACAACTACTACTACACCCACAGCATCTGGCACGTCCTGCTGGCCGGGAGCGCAGCCTTGCTGCTGCCGCCACCTGATGAGCACACTGAGCCCTGGGCCTGCTCGCAGAAATTCCCCTGCCACTATCAGATCTGTAAGAACGATCGGGAGGAACTGTACACGGTGACATGA
- the MRPL28 gene encoding 39S ribosomal protein L28, mitochondrial, with protein MPLHKYPVWLWKRLRLREGICARLPGHYLRSLEEERTPTPVHYRPHGVKFKINPKNGQRERVEDVPIPIYFPPESQRGLWGGEGWILGQRYANDDKLSKRLKKVWKPQLFERELYSEILDKKFTVTVTMRTLDLIDEAYGFDFYILKTPKEDLCSKFGMDLKRGMLLRLARQDPQLHPEDPERRAAIYDKYKEFAIPEEEAEWVGLTLEEAIEKQRLLEEKDPVPLFKIYVAELIQRLQQQALSEPVVVQKRASGQ; from the exons ATGCCTCTACACAAGTATCCCGTGTGGCTCTGGAAGCGGCTGCGGCTGCGAGAGGGCATCTGTGCCCGCCTGCCTGGCCACTACCTGCGCTCCCTGGAGGAGGAGCGGACGCCCACTCCCGTGCACTATAGGCCTCATGGGGTCAAGTTCAAGATCAACCCCAAGAACGGGCAGCGGGAGCGTGTGGAGGACGTGCCTATCCCCATCTACTTTCCCCCCGAGTCCCAGCGGGGGTTGTGGGGCGGCGAGGGCTGGATCCTGGGCCAAAGATACGCCAACGACGACAAG CTCTCCAAGAGGCTGAAGAAGGTGTGGAAGCCACAGCTGTTTGAGCGAGAGCTCTACAGTGAGATCCTGGACAAGAAGTTCACGGTGACCGTGACCATGCGGACCCTGGACCTCATCGATGAGGCTTACGGGTTCGACTTTTACATCCTCAAG ACCCCGAAGGAGGACCTGTGCTCCAAGTTTGGGATGGACCTGAAGCGAGGGATGCTGCTGCGGCTTGCCCGGCAGGACCCCCAGCTGCACCCCGAGGACCCCGAGCGGCGGGCGGCCATCTACGACAAATACAAG gaatttgccatcccagaggaggaggcagagtgGGTGGGCCTCACACTGGAGGAGGCCATTGAGAAGCAGAGACTTCTGGAGGAAAAG GACCCTGTACCCCTGTTCAAGATCTACGTGGCGGAGCTGATCCAGCGGCTGCAGCAGCAGGCACTGTCAGAGCCGGTGGTGGTGCAGAAGAGAGCCAGTGGCCAGTGA